In Dreissena polymorpha isolate Duluth1 chromosome 11, UMN_Dpol_1.0, whole genome shotgun sequence, the genomic window TGTGCAGTTAAGACCGCCCTCCTTTGAAGCCAACGTTACCATCCGTCCCTCACCATCCACTTGGACTACTGCCTCACTCCAACACGCTAGCAACTGGCCTGTTTCAGACACGTGTAAACCTCCAGGACGTCGATGTGCAGAATCAAGCAATTTTGATTTGAGAGTGCCATCCTTGGACAATGTCAGGAGCTTGTGTCGACTTCTGTCAGTTACATATAGATGAGTTCCATCGGGACTGATAGCGCACTTGAAGACTGGAAATACACTATGATGTTATTCGCGTAGAGTTTTATATATAGACGTGATCTAACATGTACCTGATTACCAGGAATTCTAGTTACCTATTATGCGATTTGGCTAGTTAAACAATGTATGCTAGTACACTTTTTTTCTCGAATCAAAATTAAACACTTTGgcgatttcaaaatataaattaatgtgtTTAAAGCTATGGTCATTTATTCTCAATTATAATTACCAACAGAGAAGGAACAGTAAAGACATGAAAGAAACAATATATACATGACTGTAAGAATGATCAAATTGAACCATGAAAGCAAGCATTAACCTTGAACTTGACACTTGTTTAATATTTAGACAAAGATTTTGTTTTAATCAGTTGGTTTgagttattttaatgtttaatgagTTGCGGTAATTTACAAAAACGCTTTGTAAAACATAAACGATTTCATGACTTAgactttatattttattttatctagtATTACCTGAACATGGTGTTATCCTAAAAGTTTATCCGaatattaaaattcaaacataCCAGAACAATTATCTGACGAATCTTCATAGATCTTCTTTACAAGAGTACAATCCATTGTGTATTGGTACAATTCAGTACATGATGCTATGTACAAGTGACCTTCCGCATGTGCAATGCCATGACACTTATGTTCGAAGCTAAATGTTCGACCAGTCACTATCTGTCCGTTGTTGACACTTAAGAATTTGACTGTGCCTTTTTGACCGTCAGTAATCGTAATGGCGACCTCAGAAGGACTGATACTACACATATCATATGGACTTTCAGGCAAGTCTGCGTGTGAGACAACTTTGTACTgcttatttaacaattttactCGACTATTTGCGTAGTCCAAAATAAGAATTTCTCTTTTAGGTAATTCACAAATACTTCGTATGTCACATTTACGGCTATCAGATGGAACCCGTACATTGTACAGAACTTTGTTGCTACACTTTATTAGCTCATTGGTTGATTTCTTCAACTGTTTGACTTCTCGTTTAAAATTCCCGATAGAAGAAAATCGAATGAGTGATTGTTCAAAATCAggattattttcaaatgaaatggTTGGATTTGCGTTAACAGCCAtttctttcaaaataattttcGCTTGAGAGATATTATCTAACGATGTTTGGTAGGCAACAAAAACAAGTTCATTCGATgggttttcttttattttatgtacATCTTTGAATCGTTTGAACTCGTCTTGAATCCGTGAACATGTTTCTAGTTCTAACTGAATAGATTTCTTTATTGTGTGATACATATCATCCAGTGAATTGATAGTTTTTTTCTCCAGTTCGTCGaagatattatttattttggtacgaaaatctTTAATTTCTCCATTCGCTTCCTCGTATGAATCTTGCAATGTTTTCAGCCAATTATATGCGTCACCTATGGCTGTTTCAAGGTTTTGTTCACATTCGGCAATAGTTGTAGATATTTGATGAAACTCATCAAGAATCTCCTCTGTTGATTTTTCCTTGATAAGCACAAGCTTGGCACATTGTCTGCAATACAACACAGTTTTAAGTAGCAGTCGTAATTTGGCAATGCACATTTTGTTAATGCATAAGAATGAAGCAAGACATTACTACTTGTTCTGCAATGATCAGTGTGCGTCGACAAAACCCAGTGTGTATAATCAGTTGTGTCTACATAATGTATCCATATATCTATAAACATACTTTGCAACCGCTTTTTCATATTCACTGATAATTCAAAGAAAGTTCAAATatactatataatatatttgCTATAATAGTTCACCGTCTCACACTAAATGCTAGGCATACTTGACTAGTTTCATTAATTAATTACACTATCAAGTTTAGTGATACtatgaattttaaagtatttaataataatgttttatttattgtgacCATTGTGATGATAAATCTGTGCACCCCAAATAATTTAGGTTGACGTCAAAAACTCGACTATATTATCCGGGTGTGGGGTATTTTCGACGGTGTAAGGCTTTTTTTATTAATTCTCATCAGATTGCAAACACATAATTAATGTTGGATATTCACAACAAATATATAACTaacacaaattacaaaaaaaacctGTTTGCATCGTTAAGTTGGTTTTCTTTTACAATAAATCACTCACTGCGAATGTTCTGTGCAACATGTAGGGTATTTTCGACGGTCACAATCAACTCAATTATACTGCACAAAAAAAGTTAACAACCCCTTACCCAATTAATGGAAAACTTGCATAATTCAATCTCAactggaatatcgattttatgtGAAAAGTGCGTCGTGTAATATTCATAATATCCATTATCATCTTTATCTCCAATGATCATTTAATGTTCTCTGTGATCTCTGGATGAAAAACTCGATCTATCATTCAAACCTATAGCAATGGTTGTAAAAAATGCCAAGTGCACTAATTACTAAAATATGTCACAATATGTTATATCATGtgtaagttaaataaaaaaaaagaatattactGGGTATGACAGTTTGAAAgtgtttaaggggtgttgctgatttttttttccatcaaatacattttgtcaaaaatgtatatttaagatatacatacaaacactatatgaaaaatgaaataaaaacatagggtcacctgccttgttttgattttattcaccattatataacatgtactttttcaataaaactgaaaaatctctcattgcgtaataataattaataacctatgaaattggcaacatgtagatattatttaagctaagatacatcatataccatttaattaaaccacacactaccaataaaatggagtacacaagttaaattttaagaaatgtatttttttaaatgtttatgtcacccaaaaaaacatctttttttactattttaaccaaataaatggaatttaaaaaaattctgccaaatagaattctgcgaaactgctcaaatatgttcatccacgtattttcatcataatacacaaataaaaaaagggggtcaccgcacttttaacagagatttttgttttaattatccctaccgtctagacgtcaaatttcatttaaacaaacagcaATAATACAAAACCCAAGTACCAGTACATAGATagtcagaaatatgcataaacattagatattgtttacaatcttaactgggatcacaacagcttaccaaaagacattaataaaaagcaatatttgatcacaaacataataccatacagtatcaaactcgaccttaatcattaataacttagatctacatgttcacagatttcggcatgttttgaagtttgtatttaaatgctttaaattgataaatgtaaacaacaggactaaagagcttcagtataaaacaagtatgaaattaaggaaagaaaaaaaaagtataaaaaaagttaacccatcctgggatcgaaccactgacaattgtattatgaaccaactcggtcatttctgcaatctcttgcacgacggttacattacattcacctctgtgacgggctcagaacggactatttttatgaaaaagtctcattcatgtcatgataaTTCCAAACGTTCATcatggaggttacagtatactaaacaatctcttgcacgacgctTACATTCcattcactgcattaaaaaaaaaccatctcataccataatatcttataaCAGTctcaattcattattataaaattgatatggttttgtgatgttaacaaacctacatacatacatacgtcgaagcaatgcctaacgtcactcaataaaagttatgttaaattgtttacatttgtgaagtagGTTGAATGATTCCATCTgagtaaatgggcaataaaatagttccaaagagttgcattaaaactcgcaagtttttgcacgatgtatcgtaaatttaaaattcctatttcattattttacgcctctgatcctaaaaaaatccaaatcaaatatacattgaatgcgtttgttcggttttacccagtttctgggcaatatggcatgcggagcctttcgcagaggtgtatgtgagagcaaggaacgacaactctgcgtggagattgtcatttctgatgatattgataacaaaaatattgagttgataatagcatcatcggtgttgctataaatatatcctcatATAAAttaactgccgcaacaccccttaatatcCTACTAAAATTTGACTTAAAGTTCATCCTATTTTTCTCGTTCGCCGTAAACCTTTTTCTGTTGAACagtgtattatatatttatacaaaaaagcaTTTCCTGACTTCGCTGGAATGTTCTGTGTTTAAAACAGACGAAACGACAACATTtggattaaaaataaaaaagattttaaagttaaatgatgAGGTGGAATATTTTATGGTTATTTAAAATGGATGAAAACTATTGTGTACGAATATGAGTTTGTTTATTTAACGTTTTTATTACCGATATCACTTAAATTAGGTCATCTGTTGAATGAATTGCGTGTATACAAATGAAGTAACATGTGACTTACACCGAGCATGCTCAACACTCGTGTTTACTCCGGAAAATGTGTGATCGTCAAAATACCCCTACGTCAACTATACCCTACGCGACGTACTTATGACGTTATGAAACGGGCGAAAAATACTTGCAGCCCACTGGAAACAGATCACCACACGTTATTTCATTTCGCACATACACTGATTCGTATACAAAAACGAAGCTGATTGACGTCATAAATGCGCGGTAATCACACTGAGGATGTTGATTAAAAGTAAGACGATAATATTCTACTTATGCTTGTTGTTCAGCTGAttataactatttattttttaactgttttctatataaatatgatttaatatgtatattgtaatacgttattaatataaaatataaacaatacggataacatttatataatatattcaataaaatattgatttatgtaGAAACTGAAATCGAACGTGGGCCTAACGTGAAGGATCTTGTATGGTACTTTTGGTAGTTATTTCAACTTTCGATTTAAAAAGCCCTCTACGTGTCAACTAATATTTAAATACTACATTACAGTATACGTACATACCAGTAAATGAAATATGTTTAGACTgtagtttattattatttacaaatacaaagtTTGTATTTAACCCTAATGAATTAGTATCTGCATTTTTTTGAAAAACCGACCTGTGTTCGTGAAAGTGACATAGAGCACAGCAAAGTTTACTGTGATCTTCACAAAACATCTCTATCTTGCGATCGGTATGGTGTTGGCAAAACATTAAATCCTCAAAAGCCGCTTTTGAAGTAGGCCACAAATTCGATTCTTCCCTCCCATGAGTAACGTGTCTTTTATAGAGCTATTTATGTAAGCCGATGCAGTCGTCACAGAAGCCTTTAGAACATTGTTGACAATAAAACAAAGCTTCCCTGCTTACACTCTCTTCTGAACAAACATTGCAGCAAACATCGTATGTTAAATCTGATCCTTTTTCTGCCATCTTAGCCAATGAGTGTCCAAAgtccaaaatattttaaaatactcaTACATGTGCGTGGGGTTTATTAAACCGTACTGTAACACTAGCGAACATTTGTCGATAACCTATGTTAAAACCACCTTAtcggcattctatacatagattgtgaagtcacttcgttattgtcagtaagaccggtgtgtacacaatgacctTATCGGCAAATACAGCGGCCAAtaattaagggtgtcacggttcTCCGGGGGACGGTATATCGTATATAGTCTCCTCTCGGTACGGTTCACGATGCGCCTCCGAGTCCgtacggtacggtacggtacggCATTTTCCATGACGtatttcaagggaagtaactgtaatTCGCCCCCAAAAAATGTCGGATGTTGAATTGAAATCAACTCCAGCGagcttataataaaaatatggtagcattttgtgttatcagtaagaaagtggtaggcgtttattgcgtataaacatttgctttatatcaCGACTTTCCTAAGCATGAGCTCTGATTTTGTGATTCCGCTGAGAATTTCGCAATttctttgaaaccattaaaacAATTTCAACCACTCAACCATATGCTgtgtcgcctacgtcacgaaacaaggtgcaatattttATTTGGTCTAAGAATAACGCTTGGAGTTTTTTAACGGCACAAGCAAAGATAGCCAGTTTGACTAGTTGGTAAACAcgtttaatttttaacttaaataatctatcgttgtaaaagaaacataaagcagtcgtccgtattttttaaacatattcaaaatttcgtgttcatatttaatcacagttttagatttgtaaataataataactaattgtcaATTCGTGTACTTTCATGACATTATATGATATTTTGTTAATTGCATGACACATAtatagaggtctttaaataaaattgaaaaaatgttttaaatggtttgtatgttgtgtccatctgacgatacgtatcgcgatacgtattgtatcgtacacactgtaccgcgatacgtatcgtatcgtaaggtgagcgtatcgtgacacccttaCCAATAATATTAATAGAAATtgtgtcacatgattttgatATCTATGGTGGCATAAAGCGGACATGAGAAATATTTTATTAAGCGGCCTCTATCACGTTGTTTAATGTTGTTATTTGTAGCAAATTTCTtcaaaacaataaacattaaGTCTTACAGAATTTTGaaggaaaaatattgtattaattatgttatatgatTGTGATGCCAAACAATGAAACGTCTCTTAAACTGTAATGTGTATAATCATTTTCAGTTCGAAACGGTCGCAACTGTAGCCACAGTTTTTGTTAACTGAACATTATTACATTTCTAGTAACGGCGTCTCGTCAAGTGATTTTTCAAGCAGAATGTAGCTTTAATATGTATACAGGTTATATTTGTGTTCTAGTTAGTCTTTTTTTTGTAATAGAAATGTCAGTTATGACCGTTTAGCGCTACGCTCTCGCTGATAATATCAATCATgtatatgccaaatgattttcgtGGTCTAATGGGGACGACAACTAGATCTACAAACGACGATGTACTCAGCTAAGAGCTTCAGAGCCATTATGGTCTTCTTGTTAGGATTTATTAGTAGGTAAAAACAATTTATACAAAACATGTACCCTAAATATTACTTCAGAGATTTTGTCGTTTTATATCAGCTTcacatgaaatataaaaaatgatattgatCGATTGCATGGATCTGCCATTTTTACTTAGTAATATTCCCTAAAACAAAactaatatatttacaaatgatTTGAAACATATAATTTAGTATACTGATGGCAGTATACAAATACTAGCAAATGTAGTCAGATGGCTAGTGGAGCATTTAATGAATATCACATATACTTTCGTATTTGACTTCCCTTTGCATGTTCCTATGCGTGCAATGTGTCACAAAAATTACGTTGCATATGCCACAGGCTCACAGCGCATTTAGCATGATTAGTGAATACAATATTCGCTTCGCTGGAGATATTTCGTTTACGTACAGTTCCggcaatgtttaataataattacaaaagcaATTGGAGAAAATGAGTGCAGTTATAACGGATACAGAAGTTAAAAATTGAATTTATCAAATAGAAACACTTTGTGTAAGTTTCACGACAAGCTTCTCACATGACAAGTTACTGGTACACATGTATTTATTACTAAGGAGAAGTGTATATGGGTTAATGCAAATGAAAAAAGAAACGTGTGTCTTAACATTGAACACAATCGTACATTTCTGTCATTAAATGTAATTCATTTCATGTACGTCATTTTTGTAATTCGTTGTAGAACATGGAGATAATATAATAATCGTTAAAGGTATGTGACATTTCAAGATGTTAAGACATATACAATAAAGACATTACATAGTTTAATGTCAATAAAATGTTCGATAACAGGCCCGTTTAACACTGCCATTTACAGTAGCATGACCTTTATGTTTGCGGTTGTTCACTAAACTACTTTAGCTGCTATCACTTTGACATCGTAATCAGATGCAGACAGGGTTATCAATAACCCAAgtccagacagacagacactcgATCGGATGAAAACACTGCGAATAGTGTGTGAATTCGTAACGACAAGATGGATTTTAAAAACTCATGGAATATTTATTGGATCTGTTTATTAGTTTGCATCGTAGGTGAGTCAATCTTTATATACGTATGTGTACGATTATTTGACAAAGTTTAATATgaagtttgttttgttataaaaattcgcCCAATATTGAACAAATGAATATATTCAGCTCTTTCCTTACTATCACTCGAGTGTTTTTACGCACGTAACACAGTGTTTAAATAATTTGGATGGCATTGGACAACATATAATATATTGCATGTACTTGCCATTAAAATCCTTGTTTTATACTTCCGAATTATTTGTTATAACGAATTCTCGATTTGTGACAGTTTGGTACTATTATTCCAATTCTTGAAATTCCTTAAGCAGCAAAACATACATTGTatgatgattttatataaaaatacataatttattatctgATGTTCCAACATTTAACAATCGTTTTTATAAACACTTCAGGCGTTTTCTCAACTTCACTTGACACTAGCAGAGTTGGCCGCGTACGCCGTAACGCATTTCAGATGTGTCACATGATCAACCAGTACACAGGCCGCTCGTGCCTCAGCTTCAATCCGTACGGCTGTTTCTGTGGTTACGGACAGAGGGGGAGTCAGCCCGTGGATGCTGCGGACAGGTGGGGCCGAGCGGGTTAATTGGACGCTAAAATCAATCGACACATATGTTTTACCTCATTATTTGTGACTATGAGTAAAAACGTTTCACTAATTAATGTCGAAAGTCAATATATGTAATCCAAAAGAAGCTATTTTTTCTTAATTGTTTTATAGGGGCTGTTTTTAAAAAATGCACATGTGACCAAGTACGACGATAGCTTCAAAACGGTCGCgttataaacattgtttagaTTTGTTATACTGTGTAAGATACTTACCATGTCCATAATATAAATAACTGTTAGCGGTTGGTCACTGTAAGTTTTAcattataatgttttttgtttttttttcagtttattaTTCCTCAATGTGTGAACATTGTGCATCGGTGCGAATCTTTTATTGTAATAAAGTAGACTTTCATTACTTCAATATTGATCCACAGTTTGTATGTATTTTACATACACGTTCCTTGTGATAATGTCTTAATCCAACTATTCCCCTCTTTCAAATGAAGATGTTGCAAGGCCCACGACGATTGCTACGGGGAAGTCCACACGGAGCACCACTGCAGCTTCTGGAGCGGCCTCTTTGTGGGATACAACCACCACTGTACCGGCACCGGGTGTATGTGCAAAGGTATACAAATGCGAATGCatgcttataaaaaaattgaGGGCTGATATTTTACCACCGCATCTTTAgttaatatttaatcacaaagTGTTTGAGGTAATATTGTTTCCTTATGTGTTTTGGGTGATATAATATCACCGTGTTTTGGTGTGATATTCTTTCACCATGCATTTAGATGAATGCGCCTTTGGGGTGATATTATTTCACAATATTTATTTGATGGAAGGGGGGGGGGCTGACATTGTTTATATCACTATGACTTTGAGGTGATATTCGTCCTTCACTCAACCAAAGTAGCCATATTGCCATATTAAACACATAGTTAACCAGATATTCGCCCGCTTTAATTTCGTAATACGTATAGCAATACACGGCTTCGTAAATGCAAATGTCTTTGTAACTATAACAGTCGCATAATTAATAATCGCAAATTTGACGAAATgtaatgataaaattataaaacaaattgcTGATATGTCAACTCTAAAATGTGTACAAATGTACACACTATATCATTTGTTATGTTGTTATGTTTGCAGATGAGGCCAAGTGTGCCAGGAAGGTTTGCGACTGTGACCTGCAGCTTGCCAATTGTCTCGGCAAGTCAGAGTTCAATCCCCAGTACCAGCACTACGATCGCAGACAGTGCGTCTGATGATTCAGTCATGTGACTTTTCTTTCGGTCACGCGGGTTCTCTTTGCAATCTCTAACTGTATTACGAAAACATCTGCAGCCAAGTGTATAAAtcggataactcttatccagcggataacttttggttatttTCACTTTAGGATATTTTTTGGGTTAGCGattgcataaataaatatatatcctaACAGGTGCACGTTTTGGTTACGTTTCGGCCATTTTTTAGCCATGGTATTTGACATCGGTTATGGTTATATGAATAAAGGTTTTAGAATCCAATCTTGGCTAAAGATATCGAGATTTATAAAATTGTCTGCAGCATTTTATATGCAGTATACAACGTATACGAACAATTCTGATACTTGTAAATGGATTCAGGATTTCCGTTGTACATTTGTCCATTGATATACAGTCCAGGAATGTACGTTTGGCAAGCAGTGAAATGTTTTGCAAGAGATACAATATTTGCATTGATAAATTACGTTGTGTTACACTATATTAAGGATTAAGATAGATCTGCCTATTCTTTCCAGTCTGTAGTTTTTTTCCGAACTGCACAACCTGCGTTCTAGTGGGATTATTTGCATTTCAGCagcattatttataaacattgtatttataaacattatttttaatgtaatgtATATAGCTGTCCCCTTTAAAATGATGACGACTCATCATCACATAACTGCTTTAGCAAGTTTCTTTTCTGTGTAAGACAGTAATAAAGTAATTGTTATTAacgatgtttttcatttatattaaaaaaaataatctggttttgattttttaataattgcgtatgtatatacatgt contains:
- the LOC127851509 gene encoding uncharacterized protein LOC127851509 isoform X2; its protein translation is MFCQHHTDRKIEMFCEDHSKLCCALCHFHEHRQCAKLVLIKEKSTEEILDEFHQISTTIAECEQNLETAIGDAYNWLKTLQDSYEEANGEIKDFRTKINNIFDELEKKTINSLDDMYHTIKKSIQLELETCSRIQDEFKRFKDVHKIKENPSNELVFVAYQTSLDNISQAKIILKEMAVNANPTISFENNPDFEQSLIRFSSIGNFKREVKQLKKSTNELIKCSNKVLYNVRVPSDSRKCDIRSICELPKREILILDYANSRVKLLNKQYKVVSHADLPESPYDMCSISPSEVAITITDGQKGTVKFLSVNNGQIVTGRTFSFEHKCHGIAHAEGHLYIASCTELYQYTMDCTLVKKIYEDSSDNCSVFKCAISPDGTHLYVTDRSRHKLLTLSKDGTLKSKLLDSAHRRPGGLHVSETGQLLACWSEAVVQVDGEGRMVTLASKEGGLNCTESVYYNARTGKVVVGHTSDSILVITTI
- the LOC127851509 gene encoding uncharacterized protein LOC127851509 isoform X1, with product MAEKGSDLTYDFCCNVCSEESVSREALFYCQLCSKGFCDDCIGLHEQLYKRHVTHGREESNMWPISKAAFDDLMCCRHHTDRKKEMFCEDHSKMCCALCLFHEHRQCAKLVLIKEKSTEEILDEFHQISTTIAECEQNLETAIGDAYNWLKTLQDSYEEANGEIKDFRTKINNIFDELEKKTINSLDDMYHTIKKSIQLELETCSRIQDEFKRFKDVHKIKENPSNELVFVAYQTSLDNISQAKIILKEMAVNANPTISFENNPDFEQSLIRFSSIGNFKREVKQLKKSTNELIKCSNKVLYNVRVPSDSRKCDIRSICELPKREILILDYANSRVKLLNKQYKVVSHADLPESPYDMCSISPSEVAITITDGQKGTVKFLSVNNGQIVTGRTFSFEHKCHGIAHAEGHLYIASCTELYQYTMDCTLVKKIYEDSSDNCSVFKCAISPDGTHLYVTDRSRHKLLTLSKDGTLKSKLLDSAHRRPGGLHVSETGQLLACWSEAVVQVDGEGRMVTLASKEGGLNCTESVYYNARTGKVVVGHTSDSILVITTI
- the LOC127851514 gene encoding basic phospholipase A2-like — encoded protein: MDFKNSWNIYWICLLVCIVGVFSTSLDTSRVGRVRRNAFQMCHMINQYTGRSCLSFNPYGCFCGYGQRGSQPVDAADRCCKAHDDCYGEVHTEHHCSFWSGLFVGYNHHCTGTGCMCKDEAKCARKVCDCDLQLANCLGKSEFNPQYQHYDRRQCV